The Pseudomonas triclosanedens genome has a window encoding:
- a CDS encoding integrating conjugative element protein produces MKFRPAFNPFSRRVRRTEIVLALAAALALGSGVAWGQLGYQTSGSVIGDDVMYSIGGGNAVSMGRAAGMRSLGVGVGWNSNLICGDMSIQTTLKNQLNGITNGFQQIMSSVIQSATSAVASLPALIIQRADPGLYNLLTNGVLQARLDFDRSKLTCRAMAEKMAETAGGQLGWSQMAEGLALRDAVSSTDAVSAIEQAETRRGNDGVPWVGGSNAGGSGQPAIKVVGDVTRAGYNLVNGRGVTDTSSIAPSSCSSLSCQTWTSPQAAVEWATRVLGEKEQRTCDACTKTETTPGVGLTPLIQEEYDTKLQALQDLVSRAKNTTPENLREAGSASLPITRGVIEALRDEPDQHLLSQRLASEVALASVLEKALLLQRTLLTGKKEPNVAANELAVAAVNHESDTLDREIRNLKTELELRRELANNSPMAIIQRHGARAAGSRGIYEGDPVPDRLDQLQKGNPGSRP; encoded by the coding sequence ATGAAGTTCCGTCCTGCATTCAATCCGTTCTCCCGCCGGGTACGTCGCACGGAGATCGTCCTGGCGCTGGCCGCCGCGCTCGCGTTGGGCAGCGGCGTGGCCTGGGGTCAACTGGGATACCAGACCAGCGGCAGCGTCATCGGCGATGACGTCATGTACTCGATCGGTGGCGGCAACGCCGTGTCGATGGGACGTGCGGCCGGCATGCGCTCTCTCGGTGTCGGCGTGGGCTGGAACAGCAACTTGATCTGCGGCGACATGAGCATCCAGACCACGTTGAAGAACCAACTTAATGGCATCACCAATGGCTTCCAGCAAATCATGTCGTCGGTGATCCAGAGTGCCACGAGTGCGGTGGCATCGTTGCCCGCGCTGATCATCCAGCGGGCCGATCCCGGTCTGTACAACCTGCTCACCAATGGCGTGCTGCAGGCGCGGCTCGATTTCGACCGCTCCAAGCTGACGTGCCGTGCCATGGCCGAGAAGATGGCCGAAACGGCGGGCGGCCAGCTCGGCTGGAGCCAGATGGCCGAAGGCCTGGCGTTGCGCGATGCCGTGTCGAGCACGGATGCTGTATCGGCCATCGAGCAGGCCGAGACGCGCCGCGGCAATGATGGCGTGCCGTGGGTCGGGGGCAGCAACGCGGGCGGCTCCGGCCAGCCCGCGATCAAGGTCGTCGGCGATGTCACCCGCGCCGGCTACAACCTGGTCAACGGCCGCGGCGTGACCGACACCTCGTCCATCGCGCCGTCCAGTTGCAGCAGCCTCTCATGCCAGACCTGGACCTCGCCGCAGGCCGCCGTCGAGTGGGCTACGCGCGTACTCGGCGAGAAGGAACAGCGCACGTGCGATGCCTGCACAAAGACCGAGACGACGCCCGGCGTCGGGCTCACGCCACTGATTCAGGAGGAATACGACACCAAGCTGCAGGCGCTCCAGGATCTCGTCTCCAGGGCGAAGAACACGACGCCCGAGAACCTGCGCGAGGCCGGCAGCGCGTCGCTGCCCATCACGCGCGGCGTGATCGAGGCACTGCGCGACGAGCCCGACCAGCACCTGCTGTCGCAGCGCCTGGCGTCCGAGGTTGCGCTGGCGTCCGTGCTGGAGAAGGCGCTGCTGCTGCAGCGCACGCTGCTCACGGGCAAGAAGGAGCCCAACGTCGCGGCGAACGAGCTTGCCGTGGCGGCCGTGAACCACGAGAGCGACACGCTCGACCGTGAGATTCGCAACCTCAAGACCGAACTGGAACTGCGGCGCGAGCTGGCGAACAACTCGCCCATGGCCATCATCCAGCGCCACGGCGCGCGCGCGGCCGGCTCGCGCGGCATCTACGAGGGCGATCCTGTCCCGGACCGTCTCGACCAGCTCCAGAAGGGCAATCCGGGGAGTCGGCCATGA
- a CDS encoding JAB domain-containing protein: protein MSLVANDSCVEPRFAPASQSDDWIIRQAIALLEQRVFKKGLSLERPAAVKDYLRLKLAAEPNEIFAIVFLNSMHEVLAYEPMFKGTVHSTTVHARPIVQRALELNASAVIFSHQHPSGCTEPSSADRALTQTLRAALSLIDVRVLDHLIVGQGTPYSFAESGLL from the coding sequence ATGTCTCTCGTCGCCAACGACTCCTGCGTGGAGCCACGTTTTGCCCCCGCGTCCCAATCCGATGACTGGATCATCCGGCAAGCCATCGCGCTGCTGGAGCAGCGGGTCTTCAAGAAGGGGCTATCCCTGGAAAGGCCTGCCGCCGTCAAGGACTACCTGCGCCTGAAACTGGCCGCCGAGCCCAATGAAATCTTCGCCATCGTGTTTCTCAACAGCATGCACGAGGTGCTGGCCTACGAGCCGATGTTCAAGGGCACGGTCCATTCGACCACGGTGCATGCGCGCCCAATCGTGCAGCGCGCCCTGGAACTTAATGCCTCCGCAGTCATTTTTTCGCACCAACACCCTTCGGGCTGCACGGAGCCGTCAAGCGCGGACCGCGCTTTGACCCAAACGCTGAGGGCCGCGTTGTCGCTGATCGACGTGAGGGTGCTGGATCACCTCATCGTCGGCCAGGGCACGCCGTACTCGTTCGCGGAATCCGGCCTGCTGTAG
- a CDS encoding TIGR03757 family integrating conjugative element protein has translation MPASLSRFAPGWRTLGLAVALPAALAVFSSATFAADVVVVTDSRHPVKTMGGERLIELDEAHRIEAELSAGLPTDPEQATAIVKRRLNGGGADLQRRIASAYQGVTDAWSLGITSLPAVVVDQRYVVYGEPDVARAVARIEQHRRAQP, from the coding sequence ATGCCAGCATCTCTTTCCAGGTTCGCGCCGGGCTGGCGAACCCTCGGCCTGGCCGTGGCGTTGCCAGCAGCCCTAGCCGTTTTCAGCTCGGCCACCTTCGCTGCCGACGTGGTGGTCGTCACCGACAGCCGCCACCCGGTCAAGACCATGGGCGGCGAGCGGCTGATCGAGCTGGACGAAGCCCACAGGATTGAAGCGGAGCTTTCCGCTGGACTGCCCACCGACCCCGAACAGGCGACGGCCATCGTCAAGCGCCGGCTGAATGGCGGCGGTGCCGACCTACAGCGACGCATCGCTTCCGCATACCAAGGCGTCACCGACGCATGGAGCCTCGGCATCACCAGCCTCCCGGCCGTGGTGGTGGACCAGCGCTACGTGGTCTATGGCGAGCCGGACGTGGCGCGCGCCGTCGCGCGCATCGAGCAGCACCGGAGGGCCCAGCCGTGA
- a CDS encoding TIGR03756 family integrating conjugative element protein, protein MRRLRAGVASVLLLSATGSYALNTATIVGSVASPDCLEYRVVGICYWLYCTWTGCTVRTSIKVRHYIPDAVVSSYSNTGENPWVEVRAMSTPNPSAQAGGDGTTNEDHENNLAKFKNSDVIGHPGAEVFNQFVSSSGYFCEGAGTAFMPYLLSTLDTLAWRYNVPEMAYPEALIPGRREVGARTTMNLWGNVYPRGGFLHQTDDFKAGAVVAQRAGDVVTRRGQIHVYQPLLANSRDGYWPAGALLEGDASTGKWQELTPVLSSSCTVFPRSGFLTQAQQGDYAWALWRPYACCERRGQVFLGSVDFL, encoded by the coding sequence ATGCGCCGCCTGCGCGCCGGCGTGGCTTCCGTGCTACTGCTCAGTGCCACCGGCAGCTACGCCCTCAACACCGCCACCATCGTCGGCTCGGTGGCGTCGCCCGACTGCCTCGAATACCGCGTCGTCGGCATCTGCTACTGGCTCTACTGCACCTGGACCGGCTGCACAGTGCGCACGTCGATCAAGGTGCGCCACTACATCCCCGACGCAGTGGTGTCGTCGTACTCGAATACCGGCGAAAACCCCTGGGTCGAAGTCCGGGCAATGAGCACGCCCAACCCGTCCGCCCAAGCGGGCGGCGACGGAACCACGAACGAGGACCACGAAAACAACCTCGCCAAATTCAAGAACTCCGACGTGATCGGCCACCCTGGCGCCGAGGTGTTCAACCAGTTCGTCTCGTCCTCGGGCTACTTCTGCGAGGGCGCGGGCACGGCGTTCATGCCGTACTTGCTCAGCACCCTGGACACGCTGGCCTGGCGCTACAACGTGCCCGAGATGGCCTACCCGGAAGCACTGATTCCGGGCCGGCGTGAGGTCGGCGCACGCACCACGATGAACCTGTGGGGCAACGTGTATCCCCGTGGCGGCTTCCTGCACCAGACCGACGACTTCAAGGCCGGCGCAGTGGTGGCCCAGCGTGCGGGAGATGTCGTCACGCGCCGCGGGCAGATCCACGTCTATCAGCCTTTGCTTGCCAACTCCCGCGACGGCTACTGGCCGGCCGGCGCGCTGCTGGAAGGCGATGCTTCCACCGGCAAGTGGCAAGAACTCACGCCCGTCCTGTCCTCCTCCTGCACGGTCTTTCCGCGCAGCGGCTTCCTTACCCAGGCGCAGCAAGGCGACTACGCATGGGCGCTGTGGCGGCCGTATGCCTGCTGCGAACGCCGGGGCCAAGTGTTCCTGGGCAGCGTCGATTTCCTCTGA
- a CDS encoding DsbA family protein, with translation MEQKRPSIPMQVQAFRRRRWRPRWPWVLAAALAALLLIWLVSRTPGESSAPSPAPVSTAQVAGPPWQMGNPEGRFTLTLYADLECPFCREYFPQLKRWVGNNTDVALQWHHQPLAAHEPAASAEARLAECAAEAGGHAAFWQAVEWVYAHTRSDGQGLPDGLRYPETTSAIEQCMASERPNVAIRAQAAEATKSGVTATPSLRLLDRQTGQAILLQGPIEGDALLSAMDLLAAGDMASDAPGLPATPTPEMPADVVGDMPR, from the coding sequence GTGGAACAGAAACGTCCTTCCATTCCGATGCAGGTCCAGGCGTTCCGCCGTCGCCGCTGGCGGCCTCGCTGGCCCTGGGTATTGGCTGCTGCGCTGGCCGCGCTGCTGCTGATCTGGCTGGTGTCCCGGACGCCCGGCGAATCCTCAGCGCCGTCGCCCGCGCCGGTCAGCACGGCGCAGGTCGCTGGGCCACCCTGGCAGATGGGCAACCCGGAAGGCCGTTTCACGCTGACGCTCTATGCCGACCTGGAATGCCCGTTCTGCCGGGAGTATTTCCCGCAGCTCAAGCGCTGGGTCGGCAACAACACCGACGTGGCGCTGCAATGGCATCACCAGCCGCTGGCCGCGCACGAGCCTGCCGCGTCGGCCGAGGCACGTCTGGCCGAGTGCGCCGCCGAAGCGGGCGGGCATGCGGCGTTCTGGCAGGCGGTCGAATGGGTCTATGCCCACACGCGCAGCGACGGCCAGGGCTTGCCCGATGGCTTGCGTTACCCCGAAACAACGTCAGCCATCGAACAGTGCATGGCGAGCGAGCGCCCCAACGTGGCCATCCGCGCGCAGGCCGCGGAAGCCACCAAGAGCGGCGTGACCGCCACGCCGTCGCTGCGACTGCTCGATCGCCAGACGGGCCAGGCCATCCTGCTGCAGGGGCCGATCGAAGGTGATGCCTTGCTCTCGGCCATGGACCTGCTGGCGGCCGGGGACATGGCCAGCGACGCGCCGGGTTTGCCCGCCACCCCCACACCCGAAATGCCTGCCGACGTTGTCGGCGACATGCCCAGGTAG